A portion of the Calothrix sp. 336/3 genome contains these proteins:
- the cobG gene encoding precorrin-3B synthase has protein sequence MLLASDSVSCPGIFYGTSARDGKLLRIRIPGGILHSQQFVAIAELATSYGSTYINITNRGNIQIREIHQDISTDFLVKLQKLALAARIPEVDHLRNIMGSPTAGIDRDELIDTRPLVQELDSYISTHPEIAPLSPKFSIAVDGGGAVTISCQPNDIYLTAVRIDQQVYFSLRLHQENTASILLRPEECVMAIAAVIQVYLQNSPTTQIATPTRRKSSQPRLKEVVQAVGVEKFLLAIAQQLGKSLPRFHHPPTQYPSYLHIGIHPQRQSGYSYIGVPLPLGRIETQQINALADIATTYGNGTIRLTPWQNFILSDIKNEYLHVVEQKLKELQLPISTNNIFAALVACRGNQGCAAAAGDTQKHALELAEFLHQRVQLQHPVNIHFTGCDKSCAQQTPSDITCLGVSETSPAGTLEKYQVYLGDQQSRFGRLLSSPIGVTELFPILEKILQLYLSQGNRESFREFINRYSIADLQRILQ, from the coding sequence ATGTTATTAGCGTCTGATTCTGTTAGCTGTCCGGGGATTTTTTATGGTACATCCGCACGGGATGGGAAATTGTTGCGGATTCGCATACCTGGGGGAATTCTCCATAGTCAGCAATTTGTGGCGATCGCGGAATTAGCTACATCCTATGGCAGCACCTATATCAATATTACTAATCGAGGCAATATCCAAATCCGTGAAATCCACCAAGATATCTCAACTGATTTTCTGGTGAAATTGCAAAAATTAGCTCTAGCTGCGAGGATTCCAGAGGTTGATCATCTCCGAAATATTATGGGTAGTCCGACTGCGGGTATTGATAGAGATGAATTAATTGATACTCGTCCCCTGGTGCAGGAATTGGATAGTTATATTTCTACCCACCCAGAGATCGCACCCCTTTCCCCGAAATTTAGTATTGCTGTGGATGGTGGTGGTGCGGTGACTATTAGTTGCCAACCCAATGATATCTATTTAACTGCCGTTCGCATTGACCAACAGGTGTATTTCTCCCTGAGATTGCACCAAGAAAACACTGCCAGTATTTTACTGCGACCAGAAGAATGTGTGATGGCGATCGCTGCTGTCATCCAAGTCTATTTACAAAATTCTCCCACTACCCAGATAGCAACCCCTACCCGTCGCAAATCCTCCCAACCTCGACTCAAGGAAGTTGTGCAAGCTGTTGGAGTAGAAAAATTTCTCCTGGCGATCGCCCAGCAACTGGGGAAATCACTCCCCCGGTTTCACCATCCCCCAACCCAGTATCCATCCTATTTACACATCGGTATCCATCCCCAACGACAGTCAGGATATTCCTACATCGGTGTCCCCCTTCCCCTAGGAAGAATCGAAACTCAGCAAATAAACGCTCTTGCAGACATCGCCACAACCTATGGCAATGGTACAATTCGTCTCACACCATGGCAAAATTTTATCCTCAGCGACATCAAAAATGAGTATTTACACGTAGTTGAGCAAAAACTCAAAGAATTACAACTACCAATATCCACAAACAATATTTTCGCTGCCCTGGTAGCCTGTAGAGGTAATCAAGGATGTGCTGCTGCTGCTGGTGACACTCAAAAACACGCCCTAGAATTAGCAGAGTTTCTACATCAACGTGTCCAATTACAACACCCGGTGAATATTCATTTTACAGGTTGTGACAAATCCTGCGCCCAACAGACACCCAGCGATATTACTTGTCTTGGTGTCAGTGAAACTTCACCAGCAGGGACTTTAGAAAAATATCAAGTTTATCTCGGCGATCAGCAAAGTCGGTTTGGACGTTTACTCTCTTCCCCAATAGGAGTCACCGAACTATTTCCCATCCTAGAGAAAATTTTACAACTTTATCTCAGTCAAGGAAACAGGGAATCCTTTCGGGAATTTATCAATCGCTACAGCATTGCAGATTTACAAAGGATACTTCAGTGA
- a CDS encoding Uma2 family endonuclease has protein sequence MVQTPTSPEKPTLLIELPSSIGLHVTPEQFTALSAVNRDLKLERTAQGELIVNPPTGWETGAYNWSISGELYFWWRNSSEPGKAFDSSTGFILPNGATRSPDASWVSQERWDVLTTEQKGTFANICPDFVVELRSSSDRVESLQAKMGEYLENGARLGWLLDPQQRQVEIYRPGLGVEVLDNPESLSGEEVLPGFILSLRRVWG, from the coding sequence ATGGTACAAACACCCACGAGTCCGGAAAAACCAACCCTATTGATTGAGTTACCATCATCAATTGGGCTACACGTCACCCCAGAACAGTTTACAGCCCTCAGTGCAGTCAACCGCGACTTAAAACTAGAAAGAACCGCCCAAGGAGAGTTAATTGTGAACCCACCCACAGGTTGGGAAACTGGAGCATATAACTGGAGTATTTCCGGTGAATTATATTTTTGGTGGCGTAATTCCAGTGAACCGGGCAAAGCCTTTGATTCTTCTACTGGTTTCATTTTACCCAATGGAGCCACCCGTTCTCCCGATGCTTCTTGGGTTAGTCAAGAACGATGGGATGTACTGACGACGGAACAAAAAGGAACTTTTGCCAATATTTGCCCCGATTTTGTGGTTGAGTTGCGTTCTAGCTCCGATCGGGTTGAGTCCTTGCAAGCTAAGATGGGGGAATATCTGGAGAATGGGGCGAGATTAGGCTGGTTACTCGATCCACAACAGCGACAAGTGGAAATTTACCGACCAGGATTAGGTGTGGAAGTTTTGGATAATCCCGAATCTTTATCCGGTGAGGAAGTTTTACCAGGTTTTATCCTAAGTTTGCGTCGGGTATGGGGTTAA
- a CDS encoding XisI protein: MDSLKMSYRDIIAKVLRDYADFLGNDEDVQTELVFDTERDRYLLVETGWQDGYRIYGTLLHIDIIDNKLWIQHDGTEEGVAVDLVSEGIPKEQIVLGFRTLEQQKYTEFPVL; this comes from the coding sequence ATGGATTCCTTAAAGATGAGTTACCGTGACATTATCGCCAAGGTGTTGAGAGATTATGCTGATTTTCTGGGTAATGATGAGGATGTGCAAACAGAATTAGTGTTTGATACAGAACGAGATAGATATCTTTTAGTAGAAACTGGTTGGCAAGATGGTTATCGTATTTATGGAACCTTGTTACATATAGATATTATTGATAATAAACTTTGGATTCAGCATGATGGTACAGAAGAGGGTGTCGCTGTAGATTTAGTTAGTGAGGGAATTCCCAAAGAACAAATTGTTTTAGGTTTTAGAACTCTTGAACAACAAAAATATACGGAGTTTCCAGTTCTGTAA
- a CDS encoding bifunctional cobalt-precorrin-7 (C(5))-methyltransferase/cobalt-precorrin-6B (C(15))-methyltransferase: protein MTQEKWLSVIGIGEDGLSGLSAIAVSLLSQARVICGGDRHLAMLPPQDKREKILWSSPLNSSLEAIIQRRGEKVCVLASGDPLCFGIGVTLSRKIPISEMTIIPTPSAFSLACARLGWSLPEVESLSLCGRPAALLQAAIYPGAKILVLSADRTTPATVADILTKRGYGDSKITILERMGGSQERILSTTAASFEPGELADLNTIAVECLTHGEVFHLARSPGLPDTAYHHDGQLTKREIRAITLSSLAPLPGQLLWDVGAGCGSIGIEWMRTHPRCQAIAIEQNSTRLQHIADNAAALGTPNLQILPGKAPTVLENLPTADAIFIGGGITVPSLFESCWQGLRPGGRLVANAVTLESEYKILQLHQQYGGELTRISVQRTAPIGSFLGWKTMAPITHWLVNK from the coding sequence ATGACTCAGGAAAAATGGCTGTCTGTAATTGGTATTGGTGAGGATGGTTTATCTGGGTTAAGCGCGATCGCGGTTTCTCTACTTTCCCAAGCAAGGGTAATTTGTGGTGGCGATCGCCATTTAGCTATGCTCCCACCGCAGGATAAACGGGAAAAAATTCTCTGGTCTTCTCCTCTCAATTCCTCCCTAGAAGCTATTATCCAACGTCGGGGAGAAAAAGTTTGTGTCTTAGCCAGTGGCGATCCTTTGTGCTTTGGTATCGGTGTCACCCTCTCCCGAAAAATACCCATCTCGGAGATGACAATTATACCCACTCCCTCAGCCTTTAGTCTTGCCTGTGCCCGCTTGGGTTGGTCACTCCCAGAGGTGGAAAGCTTGAGTTTATGTGGTCGTCCTGCCGCTCTGCTACAAGCTGCCATTTATCCCGGCGCTAAAATACTGGTATTAAGTGCCGATAGGACTACCCCAGCCACCGTCGCCGATATCTTGACAAAAAGAGGTTATGGTGATAGTAAAATTACCATCCTGGAACGAATGGGAGGTTCCCAAGAACGCATTCTTAGTACCACTGCTGCATCTTTTGAACCGGGGGAGTTAGCAGACTTAAATACCATTGCCGTAGAATGTCTCACCCATGGAGAAGTTTTCCACCTAGCGCGATCGCCAGGATTACCCGACACTGCTTACCACCATGACGGACAATTAACGAAGCGAGAAATCAGAGCAATTACTTTGTCTTCCCTAGCTCCCCTACCAGGGCAATTATTGTGGGATGTGGGAGCAGGATGCGGTTCCATCGGTATTGAATGGATGCGAACCCACCCCCGATGTCAGGCGATCGCCATTGAGCAAAATTCTACTCGTCTCCAACATATCGCTGATAATGCTGCTGCCCTCGGTACACCTAACCTGCAAATTCTCCCTGGTAAAGCTCCCACAGTCTTAGAAAATTTACCTACTGCTGATGCAATTTTTATTGGTGGTGGTATCACCGTACCGAGTCTGTTTGAGTCCTGTTGGCAAGGGTTACGACCCGGTGGGCGTTTAGTTGCTAATGCTGTCACCCTAGAAAGTGAGTATAAAATATTGCAATTGCATCAACAGTATGGCGGAGAATTAACCCGGATATCTGTGCAAAGAACCGCCCCCATCGGTAGTTTTCTGGGATGGAAAACCATGGCTCCTATTACCCATTGGCTAGTAAATAAGTGA
- the pdxA gene encoding 4-hydroxythreonine-4-phosphate dehydrogenase PdxA has translation MSMALDSYHPNKPRLILTQGDPAGIGGEVILKALSHRKISDDYDVTVLGNRDLLIQNYTSFPESIRSNLRHPEELSIINVAIPSDVQEQIFLGRGNAASGWASFAFMEEAIARTLAGEFDGIVTAPIAKSAWKAAGYNYPGQTELLAQKAGVDKFGMLFVARSPHTGWTLRCLLATTHIPLEQVPQTLTPELMSKKLDLLIECLEEDFGIVQGRITIAGLNPHSGEEGQLGTEEQEILLPWLEKARDRYPHFQLDGFIPPDTMWVKPGQAWYGNSQIANIADAYLALYHDQGLIPVKLMGFDRAVNTSIGLPFVRTSPDHGTAFDIAGQGMADDTSMQAAIQFAAELVTQRKQRKIYHQHI, from the coding sequence ATGTCTATGGCATTAGATTCCTATCACCCAAACAAACCTAGATTAATTTTGACACAGGGCGACCCTGCTGGAATTGGGGGAGAGGTCATCTTGAAAGCTTTGTCCCATAGGAAAATATCAGATGACTATGATGTGACGGTGCTGGGTAATCGAGACTTACTCATCCAAAACTATACAAGTTTTCCAGAGAGTATCAGGTCTAATTTGAGACATCCAGAGGAGTTATCGATAATTAACGTGGCGATTCCCTCGGATGTGCAGGAGCAAATTTTTCTGGGGAGGGGAAATGCTGCGAGTGGGTGGGCAAGTTTTGCTTTTATGGAAGAGGCGATCGCCCGTACATTGGCAGGGGAGTTTGATGGTATCGTCACAGCACCCATTGCAAAATCAGCCTGGAAGGCAGCAGGATATAACTATCCGGGGCAGACAGAGTTATTAGCTCAAAAAGCTGGTGTAGACAAATTTGGGATGTTATTTGTGGCGCGATCACCCCATACCGGATGGACGTTACGTTGTTTGTTGGCAACCACCCATATCCCCCTAGAACAGGTTCCCCAAACCCTAACACCAGAATTAATGAGCAAAAAGCTAGATTTACTCATTGAGTGCCTAGAGGAAGATTTTGGCATAGTTCAGGGAAGGATTACGATCGCGGGTTTGAATCCCCATAGTGGGGAAGAAGGGCAACTAGGTACAGAAGAACAAGAAATATTACTTCCTTGGTTAGAAAAAGCTCGCGACAGGTATCCCCATTTTCAATTAGATGGTTTCATACCACCGGATACTATGTGGGTAAAACCTGGTCAAGCTTGGTATGGGAATTCCCAAATAGCAAATATTGCTGATGCGTATTTGGCACTTTACCACGACCAAGGCTTAATCCCTGTAAAACTAATGGGGTTTGACAGAGCAGTAAATACTTCCATCGGCTTGCCTTTCGTGAGAACTTCCCCAGACCACGGTACTGCCTTCGATATTGCTGGTCAAGGGATGGCTGATGACACAAGTATGCAAGCTGCAATTCAGTTTGCCGCAGAATTAGTGACACAAAGAAAACAAAGAAAAATTTATCATCAACACATATAA
- a CDS encoding PetM family cytochrome b6-f complex subunit 7 encodes MGGEIFNAAILPFSLIFVGWALGTLLLKIQGAEEE; translated from the coding sequence ATGGGCGGCGAAATTTTCAATGCAGCAATCTTGCCCTTCAGTTTAATCTTTGTCGGCTGGGCTTTGGGAACTTTATTACTGAAAATTCAAGGTGCGGAAGAAGAATAG
- a CDS encoding SDR family oxidoreductase gives MTLLIVGATGTLGRQVVRRAIDEGYKVRCLVRSVRKAAFLKEWGAELVPGDLCYPQTLQPALEGVTAIIDAATSRPTDSQTIKQVDWEGKVSLIQAAKAAGVERYIFFSILDADKYPEVPLMEIKRCTEAFLAESGLNYTILRLAGFMQGLIGQYGIPILEGQPVWVTGESSPIAYMDTQDIAKFAIRALSIPETEKQVFPVVGTRPWSAEEIISVCERLSGKDARVTRMPMGLLRAMRGLLRFFQWGWNVSDRLAFTEVLASGKSLNASMDEVYQVFGFDSQEVTTLEVYLQEYFSRIMKKLREIDYEKNKNKKKKEKKTPFKKVNSQ, from the coding sequence ATGACATTATTAATAGTCGGTGCCACTGGCACCTTAGGAAGACAAGTGGTTCGTCGCGCCATCGATGAGGGGTATAAGGTACGCTGTCTGGTTCGCAGTGTCAGAAAAGCTGCATTTCTTAAGGAATGGGGTGCAGAACTTGTGCCTGGAGATTTGTGTTATCCCCAAACACTACAACCTGCCCTAGAAGGTGTGACAGCCATAATTGATGCTGCGACATCTCGTCCTACAGATTCCCAAACTATCAAACAAGTGGATTGGGAAGGAAAAGTATCGTTAATTCAGGCAGCCAAAGCTGCTGGTGTGGAGCGTTATATATTTTTCTCCATACTAGATGCAGATAAATATCCCGAAGTCCCGCTCATGGAAATTAAGCGGTGTACAGAAGCTTTTTTGGCAGAGTCAGGCTTAAATTACACAATTTTACGTCTGGCAGGGTTTATGCAGGGCTTAATTGGGCAGTATGGAATTCCTATCCTAGAAGGGCAACCTGTATGGGTGACAGGGGAATCTTCTCCCATCGCCTATATGGATACTCAAGATATTGCGAAATTTGCCATTCGTGCTTTGAGCATCCCAGAAACTGAAAAGCAAGTTTTTCCCGTTGTGGGAACCCGTCCCTGGAGTGCGGAAGAAATTATTTCCGTTTGCGAACGTCTTTCGGGGAAAGATGCAAGAGTCACCAGAATGCCTATGGGTTTACTACGGGCAATGCGGGGGTTATTACGTTTCTTCCAGTGGGGATGGAATGTTTCTGACAGACTAGCATTTACAGAGGTTTTAGCTAGTGGCAAGTCCCTGAATGCTTCTATGGATGAGGTGTATCAAGTCTTTGGCTTTGATTCTCAGGAAGTTACCACCTTAGAGGTTTACTTACAAGAATACTTCAGTCGGATTATGAAGAAGTTAAGAGAGATAGATTACGAGAAGAACAAGAACAAAAAGAAAAAAGAAAAGAAAACTCCCTTTAAGAAAGTTAATAGTCAGTAG
- a CDS encoding NAD(+) kinase produces the protein MPKVGIIYNDVKPIACRAAIELEEKFTAVGWDVCLATGTGGMLGYSNPNSPVCHTPIEGLTPPGFDAEMQFAVVLGGDGTVLAAARQVAPCGIPMFTVNTGHMGFLTEAYMNQLPLAMEQLLTGEYEVEERVMLSVKVFRGESTLWEALCLNEMVLHREPLTSMCHFEIAVGHHAPVDIAADGVIVSTPTGSTAYSLSAGGPVITPGVPVLQLVPICPHSLASRALVFPDHEPVNIYPVNTYRLVMVVDGNGGCYVLPQDRVYLERSPYTARFIRLQRPEFFRILREKLGWGLPHIAKPTSVELP, from the coding sequence GTGCCGAAGGTAGGCATTATTTATAACGATGTGAAGCCGATAGCGTGTCGTGCTGCTATCGAACTGGAAGAAAAATTCACCGCCGTCGGTTGGGATGTATGTTTAGCAACTGGTACGGGGGGAATGTTGGGTTACTCAAATCCTAACAGTCCAGTCTGTCATACTCCGATTGAGGGACTCACACCTCCCGGTTTTGATGCTGAGATGCAATTCGCTGTGGTGCTAGGGGGGGATGGTACAGTTTTAGCTGCTGCGCGTCAGGTTGCTCCCTGTGGTATCCCGATGTTCACAGTGAATACTGGTCATATGGGATTTCTCACAGAAGCCTATATGAACCAATTACCCCTAGCGATGGAACAGTTATTGACAGGAGAGTATGAGGTTGAGGAGCGTGTCATGCTCAGTGTCAAGGTGTTCCGTGGGGAATCAACTCTGTGGGAAGCCCTATGCTTGAATGAGATGGTGTTACATCGAGAACCTCTGACTTCGATGTGCCATTTTGAAATTGCTGTGGGGCATCATGCACCTGTGGATATTGCCGCAGATGGTGTGATTGTTTCTACACCGACTGGTTCGACAGCCTATTCTCTCAGTGCTGGGGGTCCTGTAATTACTCCTGGTGTCCCAGTGTTACAACTTGTGCCTATTTGTCCCCATTCCTTAGCTTCCAGGGCGCTGGTTTTCCCCGATCATGAGCCTGTGAATATCTACCCTGTCAATACCTATCGTTTGGTGATGGTGGTGGATGGGAATGGTGGTTGTTATGTTTTACCCCAAGACAGGGTGTATTTAGAGCGATCGCCATACACTGCTCGTTTTATTCGTCTGCAACGACCCGAATTTTTCCGGATCCTGCGGGAAAAACTGGGTTGGGGGTTACCTCATATTGCCAAACCGACATCTGTGGAATTGCCTTGA
- the nblR gene encoding response regulator transcription factor NblR yields the protein MALTSNPCVLVIESDDSLASQIAGDLKEAGYEALMAQDGINGLQYCRDRQPSLVVIDRMLAGESGLSLCKNLRSTGTRSPVLVLMARDTVDDRIACLEAGADDYFLKPYRSEEFLNRVRLYLKPDTDTSEQLRFSDLILDIATRRAILNGRAIDLTMKEFELLKYLMEHPREVLTREQILENVWGYDFMGESNVIEVYIRYLRLKIEDEGQKRLIQTVRGVGYVLRES from the coding sequence ATGGCACTGACTTCTAACCCTTGTGTGTTGGTTATTGAAAGTGATGATAGTTTGGCGAGTCAAATTGCTGGTGATTTAAAAGAAGCTGGTTACGAAGCTTTAATGGCTCAAGACGGAATTAATGGTTTGCAATATTGTCGCGATCGCCAACCTTCTCTAGTGGTGATTGACCGGATGTTAGCAGGAGAATCAGGATTATCTCTCTGTAAAAACCTTCGTAGTACAGGTACGCGATCGCCTGTTCTTGTGTTGATGGCAAGGGATACAGTTGATGATCGCATAGCTTGTCTGGAAGCTGGTGCTGATGATTACTTCCTCAAACCTTACCGTTCGGAAGAATTTCTCAATCGAGTCCGTCTGTACCTCAAACCAGATACTGACACCAGCGAACAACTCCGTTTTAGTGATTTAATCCTTGACATTGCCACCCGTCGCGCTATCCTTAACGGACGGGCGATCGACTTAACCATGAAGGAATTTGAATTACTCAAGTACTTAATGGAACATCCCCGCGAGGTTCTTACCCGTGAACAAATTCTGGAAAACGTTTGGGGATACGATTTTATGGGTGAATCGAATGTGATTGAAGTGTATATTCGTTATCTCCGTCTGAAAATCGAAGACGAGGGGCAAAAACGCCTGATTCAAACAGTGCGTGGCGTGGGTTATGTCCTACGGGAGTCCTAA
- a CDS encoding DUF192 domain-containing protein: MSYQSMTTNFFSWQNLFSALLGIFLISCSTSTANPPSVSPSSPPPALNTNLGQQLPITAQAILPDSTKIDLEVASTSEQQAMGLMYRPALPPNRGMLFPFGSPRPVSFWMKNVPVSLDMVFLRDGVIQAIASNVPPCTQEPCPTYGPQTTIDQVIELRAGRASELHLKSGERIKIIFLNSGNSRK; the protein is encoded by the coding sequence ATGAGTTATCAGTCAATGACCACAAATTTCTTTTCCTGGCAAAATTTATTCTCTGCTTTACTAGGTATATTCCTGATTAGCTGCTCGACCTCCACAGCTAATCCTCCCAGTGTGTCCCCTAGTTCACCCCCACCAGCATTGAATACAAATTTAGGGCAACAATTGCCTATTACCGCCCAAGCTATTCTTCCTGACAGCACCAAGATTGATTTGGAAGTGGCAAGCACCTCGGAGCAGCAAGCCATGGGGCTGATGTATCGACCAGCACTACCGCCTAATCGGGGAATGCTTTTTCCCTTTGGTTCTCCCCGACCGGTCAGTTTCTGGATGAAAAATGTCCCCGTATCCCTAGACATGGTTTTTCTCCGTGATGGTGTAATCCAGGCGATCGCCAGCAATGTCCCCCCCTGTACCCAAGAACCTTGCCCTACCTACGGTCCTCAAACAACTATCGACCAAGTTATAGAACTACGGGCTGGACGTGCTAGTGAATTGCACCTCAAATCTGGTGAACGTATCAAAATTATTTTTCTAAATTCCGGTAATTCACGTAAATAA
- a CDS encoding DUF2949 domain-containing protein — MKEKTTEGGETKMSPSSYSRLINFLQEEMAISTASIAVALRHSQQDPGPLPMILWQYGLITLDQLEQIYDWLETV; from the coding sequence ATGAAAGAAAAAACTACCGAAGGAGGTGAGACAAAAATGTCACCATCAAGTTACTCGCGACTGATTAATTTTTTACAGGAAGAAATGGCGATATCTACAGCTTCCATTGCTGTAGCACTGCGTCATAGTCAACAGGATCCAGGTCCATTGCCGATGATTCTTTGGCAGTATGGTTTAATAACCCTGGATCAGCTAGAACAGATATATGACTGGCTAGAAACGGTTTAG
- a CDS encoding DUF5340 domain-containing protein translates to MEQIPLPSPVHYELLLQLLEKQTMSAVNQNPNLRHQVNQLIITLRKAAVQQKHLEEVCQFSSVSVDHRWSLNHCNAGKLARPE, encoded by the coding sequence ATGGAGCAAATACCCCTACCTTCTCCTGTTCACTACGAACTTTTACTGCAACTTTTAGAAAAACAAACAATGTCAGCAGTTAATCAAAACCCTAATTTGAGACATCAGGTGAATCAGTTGATAATTACCCTGAGAAAAGCTGCTGTTCAGCAAAAACATTTAGAGGAAGTTTGTCAATTTTCTTCTGTTTCTGTTGACCATCGATGGTCATTAAATCATTGTAATGCGGGAAAGTTGGCTAGACCTGAGTAA
- the trpC gene encoding indole-3-glycerol phosphate synthase TrpC — MQIRRRPPNPAVSVSILKYQVPMPDSEPKHILEEIVWHKEQEVEQMREKTPLRELQKKLLTLPPTHDFVAALRQGKTQPALIAEVKKASPSKGVLREDFEPVAIALSYAEGGASCLSVLTDEKFFQGSFTNLEKIRAAVDLPLLCKEFIISPYQMCLARVHGADAVLLIAAILSDKELEYFIKVAKSLQMAVLIEVHTLEELDRVLVIDGVSLVGINNRNLQDFSVDLQTTCQILAARGEELRKRNILVVSESGLHTADDLHLVEQGGAGAVLIGESLVKLPVPGAGIANLFAKSSFST, encoded by the coding sequence ATGCAAATTCGTCGTCGTCCCCCTAACCCTGCTGTTTCGGTATCCATATTAAAATATCAGGTTCCCATGCCTGATTCAGAACCAAAACATATCTTGGAAGAAATTGTCTGGCATAAAGAGCAGGAAGTGGAACAAATGCGGGAGAAAACTCCCCTCAGAGAATTGCAAAAAAAATTATTGACTCTCCCACCCACCCATGATTTTGTCGCCGCTTTACGTCAAGGGAAAACACAACCGGCTTTAATTGCAGAGGTAAAAAAAGCCTCTCCGAGTAAAGGAGTTCTCCGGGAAGATTTTGAACCAGTCGCGATCGCTCTTAGCTACGCAGAAGGTGGAGCAAGTTGCTTGTCTGTATTAACGGACGAGAAATTCTTTCAAGGTAGCTTTACAAACTTAGAGAAAATCCGTGCAGCCGTTGATTTGCCCTTGCTTTGTAAAGAATTTATTATATCTCCTTATCAAATGTGTTTGGCAAGGGTACACGGAGCTGACGCAGTCTTACTGATTGCAGCTATTCTCAGCGATAAGGAATTAGAATATTTTATCAAAGTTGCCAAGTCTCTACAGATGGCAGTCTTAATTGAGGTGCATACTCTAGAAGAATTAGATAGAGTATTAGTAATTGATGGTGTTTCTTTAGTAGGAATTAATAACCGGAATCTACAAGATTTCTCTGTTGACTTACAGACAACCTGCCAAATATTAGCCGCGAGAGGAGAAGAATTACGCAAGCGGAACATTTTAGTAGTCAGTGAATCAGGATTACATACTGCTGATGATTTACATTTAGTAGAGCAAGGAGGTGCTGGAGCTGTGTTAATTGGTGAATCCCTAGTAAAATTACCTGTTCCTGGTGCGGGGATTGCCAATCTCTTTGCTAAATCTTCATTCTCAACCTAA